ttttagatggtctgcaatgatatgtgtcacctttctaacaaaggaaaaagagatggagaagcagaagctgttgtatcagcaggctcggctgcacgaccgtggcgctgctgagatggtgctccaaaccatcagtgctagtaaaggtaagtcttgcctatcgccccctactctttactgtaactcagcggtggcaaatatattatggcccttgtgatagaaccaggctgtccaatccctatgcctgcttactcattgatgtgttaaaagtaatttgttctgGATATGACTGTTTGGGAGCCTATTCTTAGATTCACCGTTTCACACTAATTCACAATTtgatgatatttgatgtttttatcacctgtgcaaagttgtacttggcaacagtttgtgtcttgctgtgcgtctgtttccttttgacacatttctaagtttgaacatttagtatgtatgcacagaggtgttgcttgatgagtacacacacagacattacaatatagaagtgtggtttaaagataaaaaacaaaaacaaaaactgattagttgtgaattaattttcccttttatggAGCAGAAAACGTTACTGGATGCTAGCTAATAGGCTACATTTGgatgtcaaatatttatagggggaaaaatggaaattatggatatgaaataaaatgtctctttgttgCTTAACCTGCAGGTTGTCAGGTCTCTGGCCCCTGGGAGAGTGAAGACCTGGACAGTTTGTCAGAGCTGGTCCAGGATATCCGTCTTTGCTCTCAGGCCCTCAACAAGCTGGACCGACAGACCTTGAAGCAGAGCTGGGACAGGACTCAGTCACACGGACACTTTCTCGACCGAAACTCCAAGTGCCTCCTCTCCGCCACCTCCACTTGAGGGTGGGAGGTGTGATGATGTCGGCAGAACTTTGCTTCTGATGTCTACTCTTTATCACTGACGGTGGATTTTGAGCCAGTGTTCATAATAAAAGTGgtcatttttataaacattttgtttagtgaggctacaccaaaaagaaacaagataaaaccaaaataaagtgacatgctgtccaccaacaatctgttgatagcttgtgttttatgcatttttgtctgccttatttatacatgtaaagcTCTGTATCTGTATAAAGAGTTTGTGTTAGTGTGCGAGAGGTTTTGTGTCGCAATTGGtcctgttttaataaataaataataaataaataaagttttatttatatagcacctttcaagacagaatcacaaagtgctgcacataaaattacaagtcataaaaagatttaaaaagactaaataaaacaggcaaaaaattaaccaaaagcagttttaaaaaggtgagttttgagttgtgttttaaaaacagctactgagtccacagttcttaatgcttggggagagagttccacagtctaggggccacagtggcaaaagctctatcacccttagtcctcctcttagtattttttttatagcaagtaagcccagatcagatgacctcaaagacctgctgggacataaggctgtagcagatcaaagatgtaggcaggtgccagtccatgcacagctctgtaggtcaagaccaggatcttaaaatcgactctaaatttaacaggaagccagtgtaactgagataacaacggtgtcacatgtgagtacttggaggattttgtcaaaagcctagctgcagcgttttgcacaacctgcagacgatccagagaacctttgctaagacacataaacagcgaattgcaataatccaagcgtgacgagataaatgcatgtatagcaatctccagttcagatcgagataaattcgggcttagcctagccacatttcttgaatgataaaaacaagaccgaaccagagatttcacatgcccatccaatgtgaaactggagtcaaaggtgacacctaaattcctgacagaggatttaacatagagtgagggaggaccaagggctttcactatctgcgataggaatctatcaggggcgcatacgaggactttggttttcccctcgttgagctggaggaaatttgcagccgtcctacgtttgatcaaatctaagcaatcattcagacgctgaagcttagataaatcctcgggcataaaagaaatgtacaactgaatatcatcagcataacaatgataagaaatgtcctcaaaagagcccattatatgctggaggggaagaagataaattaaaaacaataaaggccccaaaactgacccttgagggacaccataagtaagggaggtagaggatgacctaaaatcggagactgccacagaaaaggatcggtgatggagataagaggagaaccactctaatgcagttccagatacaccaacccattttttcagcctttcaatgaggatgtgatggtcagctgtgtcgaaagctgatgtgaggtccaacatgagtagaacagagcattttcctgcatcattatccatcaagatatcacttgagaccctaagaagagctgtctccgtggaatgaaactgacgaaaaccggactgaaacttatcgtaaatgccatgtttatctagagctgccataagttgcttattatattttgtaggatttgatttaaaaaaacacaaacacaattaaagtaaccaacgatgctatacgttgacattgttctttcactgtaagaatcagcaggctatggtgaataatcacagcgattttcaggtctctgaagaaatctatctaggagctatgacagtgtaaagacaccctgcaattttaaatgtgcggcgacatttgaatgaggcgcgtaccagtagagggagccaacgcaccacgaatggtgcacagccacagatgagctttgtgtcatttatttgtgacatgcaggattgtccgcaaagaaatgtggataagttgtaaatcaaaagctaaagagctcattgcagctgtcattttcactgaagtctccatagactttgaatggggacgtttctgactttgtgttgcttggaggccatttgcgagaaaacggcaactcctgcgataatgacggtggcattttgtgaaaggcaagaaaaatacctacgttttgatgtataatttgtgttaatgaaggcaaaattgagcgtttgttcagacgtgaagaagagattgagaaagCGACAATGCCTGGCGTGTTTGGCGGTGGGTAGCAAGGCTAAGAAGCAATATTGAGGTAAAAGTTGAGGGATTTTGGGACAGCggtaaaaaggcagagagagcccgtctataggctcgcctgtaggcttctaagcaagcgtagcaggtgaatttcagagccagggactattattgtttgtttggtatGTATCCCCAACAAATGGTCCGCATGGGATTCGAACCACTGCCCCCTGTCTTCAATCTCCGCCATAGGGCCTGTCACTTTCCCATGAGCCACGAGGGCGGCCAATGGAATGGGCGCAATTCTGGtatatttatcttcttctttttttttttttttttttttttttagctcgatagctagccgggagctccagggccactgaagccgccgagaacggcacaactcccggcacgtcattttcagatcaccgcggactttcgctactctggttaaacgtaagtcacttagacaagctagaaatgatattgtttggcttttttcagtgttttatttgttcgtcagtaaatcggtttggctgagattaaagtgattagattagataaaataaaactttattaatccccgggtgggttcctccttggttttctcacagctgaccaaacgtcaaacagaaaaccaattaaacaaaagtgtgagatggtcgacagtttacgccagcgtcctgttataatttagatagcaaggagcaggcggccgagtttattcaactccaccgagacagcggtgacgctaaccagaaggctagaccgtccaatttccccagccatttacttccggcctacccgaccttctgaggacccggcccacgtagaccgctcaggccgggtcctcaggaggatgcagcccatgaatttggacacgaccaataactggtgcaccaaccatatcttttcttgtgtaaatgtaaatttgtctgttattgtgtaaatacattcgctattgtgtactctacacacacggagagatgccaaactgcctttcactgttcttgtaacagtgacaataaaaagctattctgttctattctattctatatttgcttgatataatgtttacatgtctatttgtttttaaaaatctaccatgactggttggggtgaggtgtatgacaataacaatcaattatttgcagtattggtattcctgaggtcaacctttagtaacagcaaaataactctgccttagctttgtaaaattttcattactaattactgaataaatattttttgctcatgacatctttgataggattttgtaggtcacagaatacctgttgtttgatcgaagttaataattcttttgcagaaagacacagaggacgaagttcgagaggtcatcaggaacaacctacatttacaaggaaaggtaagaaaaggacacaagttacttaaagtatacttacacattatgcctctgggcttagattttgccatggtgtcaggttgttgtcagtttatcttattcttgtgaaagtaatgtcaaaggactggtttaagagaaattcttcaaatctggcacaaggatgaagtgattcgattttgatggtcggtgggcaaactcgcaaaatttagagtcaagtactcagattcagtttaaatttcacacaaatctagagtaagaggacctaaacgaactgatgaacctttatgtccataagataaataaggctacttcacagtgatatcataggttatccgaaagatatagaataggaaattcaatctgtcaacaagtgattgaaggaactctatcactccacatagcccctatcccactaacatcactaaactcgtctgtacgggagagtacaggctgtatcaaaaagaatcattcgatttcaaagtgctttcattctgcagccattcacccggaacaattgcattacaacagcagtggctgcagtgactacagtgaactaTGGGATGACGTATTTCATTGATTATTCATAaacattgaacattttgtatgtaaaactttatattcagccatgtattttaaatttagtgtaagcttaaaatacagccttttgaaagtgtatgatttatttttgatacactgtatattccagagtcatatgtgaagccatctacttgacagctaaagcttcacccacactgggtcaggaaacaggacaatgatcccaaacacaccagcaggagaaagaactgaatctgaagttatagagtgactgaaatactgaaagtagcaggaccttaagagtgctgtgcgtaaatgaatggcttcaaacctaaatcaactgaagcaacgttataaacaagggtgggccaaaattctgccacaatgattttaaagacttacgaagtcatacaaaaaaacaaccaattcaagttattgccagcaaggtagttatacaagctactgaatcatgagctttacatgtggtgtttctgtgttttggcttttgttttgttaaagtcgagacagatgtaaaccagttggtagatgttggttggtactatatatttatatattcacaaaggtgcttaaccttgtgaatgggccaatagagtcatgcatttcctctgtgtgtcttacaaagtcagaggacccagcaattcgttggcagatggctctgtacagagacctcccaaaccactatgaggatactactgacccagagaagactgtggagagaatcctggatattggtcatgtcctcttccacctggagcaggtctatatattcaagtgtgagttgattttgcgcatttttgtgccaacgtagagagtatagctttaaggtaccccacggtcctcttaaactagctgattggtcttcattaaagctgaccacatacttctccaggataatatggcttccagatggtaaggtacaccaactaaatatctagtatactgagtggttcagtttgtgtcttcaggtggagcatcctcagcgcagtaagaaggctgtgtggcacaaactgctttcaaaacagaggaagagagatgtcgtcgcttgcttcaggatggcaccactctataacttgccaaggtatgttctcaaacacacacacatgtaaaatgaagaagaaatatttaaaattctgcactttattattttcccaccctcatctacagccacacctcgggctagtgaggaaaggttgtggatatatgttgcacctacagtgcagccctttataagcagcagaagatgggtagataaacagttattagtcatccatgtatctctctcatactaggcaccgggctgtaaacttgttcctgcagggctatgaaaagtcctggatggagacagaggagcactactttgaagataaactcatagaagacctcgctgtaagttaatttcatttaaaaaaaacaaaacgagtggaattcttctgactactctggaatttttgcttgttttgaaggcaaattatgtgttaatttcttcagtgtatagcagagttttagcactttgtgaatgtgtgttgatttcagaaaccaggtgaacaggagccatctgaggaagaggaggggcagaaacacaaacacatagatcccctgcatcagctcatccagctgttcagcagaacagccctaacagaaaaatggtgtgtattttacacactacctgttaaaagtccctatttttccagttatttgttgcagttcatgtcgttaaagtccaatgaatagcttgaaatggtacaaaggtaagtggtgagctgccagaggttaggttacccaaaactgaaaaataatgtacatttcagaattataccaaaaggcctttttcagggacacaacatgggttaacaattcaaagctgttctgcagcagtgaaggttgatcaagccttgaaagctgctgctactaattcctacaggtgttccaacttggattaattccaaccccctctgtctgcataaagcagtgttggtgccatacccttgtgagcatcagctgaacagtactgtactgcagtaagtagtgtgttgctacaaaaatggtgagaaaaagaccattaacagtggaagagagagagaccatcataacacttaaaaatgtaggtctgtcctgacaaagaaagtcaaagtgtcagtgagtacagtttccttcaccatcaaacgcactgagaaacaaactgtgacaggaagaggtctgcagacccaaagacacgactgaatcacaggacaaggttctgagagttaacagcttgtgtgataggcagctcacaggacaacagcttcaagcacatctATCTCAAGGAGCTtcgtgatgtagtcacctgaaatggtttcatttcacaggtgtgcctgtcagggttcatttgtggagtttcttgccttcttaatggggttgggaccatcaggtgtgttgtgcagaagtcaggttggtacacagctgacagccctgtttgacaactgtattaatttataatatggcaacaaccaatgaggtaagtaaagagaaatgacagcccatcagtcagtctgggaaattgctaaaactctgaatgtgtccccaagtgcagtcaggaaaaaacgctatgacaaaactggaccgccccaggaaaggaagaccaagagtcacctctgctgctgaggatacattcatccgagtcccgaggctcagaaatcgcaagttaacagcagctcagattagagcccagatagatgccacacagagctccagtagcagacacatctctacatcaactgttcagagtgtgtgaatcaggcctttatggtcaaatagctgctaagaaaccacgactaaggaaaagcaacaagcagaagagatttgtttgggccaagaaacacaaggagtggacattagaccagtggaaatctgtgctgtggtctgatgagtccaaatctgagatctttgattccacccaccgtgtctttgtgtgacgcagaaaaggtgaacggatggtctccacatgcacggttcccactgtgaagcatggaggaggaggtgtgatggtgtgggagtgctttggtggtgacaccattgctgggatttttttcaaaattgaaggcacactgaaccagcatggctgccacagcatcctgcagcgacatgccatctcatccagtttgtgtttagttggaccgtcatttattttccaacagtacaatgagcccaaacacacctccaggctgtgcgagggctgtttgaccaagaaggagagtgatggaggcctggcctccacagtcacctgacctaaacccaatggagatggtttgggatgagatggagcacagagggaaggcaaaaggaccaacaagtgctcagcatctctgggaactccttcaagacttttggaaaaccatttcaggtgaccacctcatgaagctcatggagagagaatgccaagagtgtgcaaagcagtaatcaaagcaaagggcggctattttaaagaatctgaaatataaaacatgtaaatattcatcaaaataatgaaaaactgttaaatgagaagatgtcatttcagtcagtggtgcaccaaaattattttccttaatacagctataattgtgctaactttggtgaatgtgtttgtttttgcagtaaacTGGATGAGGATCATCTCTACATGGCCTACGCAGACATCATGGCTAAGGTATCTGTTGCTGAGTACCAACACTAAACACTTTTGAATTGAAACTCACATAGCTGGCTTAGCATAGACGGTAAAAaaacctgttattgttctgtgtGCTGTTTGTCATCGACCAGGGATGATGCTTTGGGCTGATGGATTACTTGCAGGGCGCTGTACTGCCTAATCAAATCACTTATTGCAACTGGCACCTCCCTACCTTCAGTGTAGAATAGTTTAGTGTGGCCTGAAAAGctaagagagggaaaagaaattaaaaacagatgcaccAAACTGTGGCAAATTAACCAAATGTTAGCAGCTGCACTGTTAACAGTAGCACTAGCAGCTGCACTAGTAACTAGTCTTCTGGATGGtagagttgttgttggtttaggACACTGTTAATATATCACTGCTTAGTGATTGCACTCCGAATTGGGTCTGCTGGGTATATTTCTTCAGACACTTCATGCTGTCAAGGCCGGGAGAGCAGTACGTGGGAGTGAACATAAGTGCAGACACAATACAGAGCGGAAATAAGATTTCACAAGTTTTATTGAAATCACAGAATAAACTATGGTGAGACATGAATACGTGGCAGGGAAATCTCTGACGAGGAGTCTTGCAGGTGGCTCTGGAGGCGGGTAGCCTCTGAGTGTTGAGTGAGTGAGTTGGGTTCCAGCCTTGTATTCTAGtaatgcagaggaagcagcaggcaggaggacaggcaggtgagagCAGTGAGTAATTTAAGTCGAGAGAAGCAAGTTGCAGAATGAAGCTGGGATTTGACTGTGGAGACCAGCGTCCAGAGGAAGGAGTAAGGTGGTGACTTGACGAGATTGCTAAAGGCACAAAAGAGATCAAGTACTTGGCATGAACAAAGAAACGAACTGGTGAAGAACTGATGGCAACACTGGTTTTAAATACTGTCTTGCTGAATGCCACAGATGGAAAACGCGTGAGAAGTGTAGGTGTTGAACCAGGGCTCCACCCAAAAGGCAGATGCAGAGCGCAAGGCCAGGacagaaaaccactgaacactgacctggatcatgacatatatataaacaaaGAATGGTGTGTTTAGCTTTAGGATCAACCAAGTTccccaaataaaaaataaaaaactgtttgtggtgaacacctacacatcgaataaaaaattaaagcatgtgagactcaatctcactgcacactttgccaggcaaagtgtgcatggatctgacagacagaaagatctgacagacatgctcctaatgagaagacggatggtgtcctgggggatCTCCTGCCAGATCCGGACCAGGGTATCACCGAACTTCTGGAAAAGTTGAGGTGTTTTATTGGATCTATGTCAGCCGAGCATGGGGGGCAGTTAGTGGTATCAGGCATTGTCATTCCGAAGGAACTACATGCATACTCGAGCCACATGAGGCCAGGCATTGTCaggcaccaggaggaacccaggatccAATGCATCACCATAGGGTCTGATGtgagtccaaggatttcatcccattacttaatgggagtcagggtgccattacctagtctgttagaggtttgtgcgtctgtccatggatatgcctcccccagaccagtcatactgaacgatgttacaggcggcataatgttctccacagcttctctagaccctttcacatctgtcacatgtgctcagggtgaacctgctatcatctgtgaaaagcacagggcaccagtggTGGACCATTCTGGTATTCTACGGCAAATGCCAGACGGCTGGGCAGTCAGCAGAGGGTTGACAAGAGGAAGCTCTGTCCCCAGGCCACCATCATAAAGtcgtttgttgattgttgatcagaGACATTCATGTCAGTGGCCCTTAATTTACCGTTCGAtctaccctcacctatagtcacgagctgtgggtagtgaccgaaagaacgagactgtgaatacaagcggcggaaatgagcttcctctgaagggtggctggcctctcccttagagataggctgagaagttcagccattcgggaggggcccagagtagagccgctgctcctccacatcgaaaggagccagttgaggtggttcgggcatctgacaaggatgtccctgggcgcctcctgggtgaggttttccgggcatgtccaCCGGGAGATggcccggggcagacccaggacacgc
Above is a genomic segment from Oreochromis niloticus isolate F11D_XX unplaced genomic scaffold, O_niloticus_UMD_NMBU tig00007269_pilon, whole genome shotgun sequence containing:
- the LOC109199222 gene encoding tonsoku-like protein produces the protein MVLQTISASKGCQVSGPWESEDLDSLSELVQDIRLCSQALNKLDRQTLKQSWDRTQSHGHFLDRNSKCLLSATST